The DNA window TGCCTTGATCCTGCGCGAGCACAAGGTGCGCAAGGTGATCCTGGTCACCTCTGCGTTCCACATGGCCCGCGCGGAGCGCAACTTCGAGCGTCTCGGCTTCGAAGTGGTGCCCGCGCCGGTGAGCTTCTCGAGCGCACCGCCAGGACTGCGAGGCTGGCTGCCCTCCTCCCTGGGCCTGGCCCAGAGCCAGCGAGCGCTGCACGAATATCTCGGCTGGATCGCCGGGCGCTGAGCGACGCAAAACGGCAAGGCGGCCACGAGGGCCGCCTTGCACAGGGTAAACGAGCTGGGTTGAACGCAGGCCGTGGCACGAGGCCCGCGGCTACTCCAGCTCCTCGGCGGCCATCGGCGCCCGCTTGAAGAAGCGGTGGCCACAGTGGTGGCAGGGCTCGAGCCGGCTGATCGCGGTGATCGTCACGCGCTCGCCGCAGTGGACGCAGCCTAGCCGACCGGGAGCAATCACTTCGCCTTCACAGTAGTCGGCCTGGGCCGCTTCGAGCTGCTCGTCGAAGCGCTGCAGGTCAAGCGTGGTGCGATCGGCAACGCCGAACAGCGCATTGCGTACCTGTTCGGAAATCACCTCGACATCGATGCCCAACCACTGGGCGACGCTGCCGCCCCCGCTGGCCAGATAGCCGCCGAGCTCGCTGATGTCGCGGCGGACCCATTCGCGCAGCAGCGCGAGT is part of the Halotalea alkalilenta genome and encodes:
- a CDS encoding zinc ribbon-containing protein, which translates into the protein MNEVKGGDSTPEVEPRPARLESGYQRILERLGVGRDAGEVERGREGFERQLDEAVNFEAELTEYTKDELALLREWVRRDISELGGYLASGGGSVAQWLGIDVEVISEQVRNALFGVADRTTLDLQRFDEQLEAAQADYCEGEVIAPGRLGCVHCGERVTITAISRLEPCHHCGHRFFKRAPMAAEELE